The following is a genomic window from Elaeis guineensis isolate ETL-2024a chromosome 10, EG11, whole genome shotgun sequence.
gtttcacttatttaacatatgatgatgcatttttttttttgataaaacaaataatctataaatgtttgcagtattttggacagtgaacatcgacttttatgtgttattgcttatttttattttcaaattatatcattatattggtgtgatatgaaattcttactgggttgtaaagctcacaccccttcattttctttttcttctcagagttacaagatgtccatggttggttatggtatggatttgtgagtgagcggatgtatagatagagtaccgttgatacctgatcagaggattgaaggaatgttaattgtaattatgcaagttttatgaattattgttgaaataaattattatggttgataaggttgtaatgatttaagttggccttgcatattctttagggcttgctctaaggagtgtgcggccatcacgtatctgacccGAGTGTTGGGTTCGAGGCGTGACAGATGCTTTGATTGCAACTTAACCATCTCGATCATCTGGAAAATTTCCCATTCACAAATTTTGTATGCAAGAAAAAACAACACTCGATATCAGAAACAGGAAGGAAATAcccataccaaaagaaaaaaaactaaattttgaaaagaaaaaaagaaaaagaaaaagaaaaagaaagcccATTTTGACAAGCCCAATTCATTCACCAAGCTCGCCTATGGTGCTAAGCCTCAATCTATTAAACCGACGACCCACCAATTTTACCCGTAAAGAAGCACTCATCCCTGTCTTCCTTTTTGATTCAGAAATCCCATAACtgaattcatcaaatttcttcaaactaaaaatctcctcttcttcttcggaCACTCCACTGACCGCCTCGACCGGCATAACTTGAATCGTCCGCCGTCTCGTCTCCACCGCCACCGCCAACGCCAAGCTAGCCTTGACCGCAAGCGCCGCCATTTCCGAACCCGTTAGCCTGTGCTCGAGCTTCGCAACCGGAAGCATAAAATACAACTGACCGAGCTCAAGCGACTGGTTCGAACCCAACGCCGGGATGTCGGCATCGATGTAGAGCTCGTCGGAGCTGCAAAGAAAGCAGGAGGGGTGGAGGGAGCCGAGGACCTCATACACCTTAACAGCAGTAAGGTACTCTCTCAGAGAGCCATCCAAGCAAACGACACTGGCCGTTGGAGGCTGAACCCAATTGGTGGTGGTAATGGAGGAGAAGCAAGAGCCCATGTACGTATGAACTAAAGGAAAGCTAGCGAGTTTGCTGATGTTTAAAGATGAGAGAAGAGCTAGATTTCACTTATACAAGGAGGGAGTTGGCCAGGAACCGTGAAGGTGACGAGGGCGAAGACGTCACCAAAAActtaagaaaaggagaggaaggagaaaGAGAGTGGATGTTGGGTCATGGGTGACGAATAGAATTAGGCCTGCTTGCTCTTGAGGTAACGGGAAGATTCATAGCTTGGTGTGCTATTGTGTGGCTACACTTAAATTATGACTGGTTCCACTTCGTCCATTTTGACTGAGGCAGTTTGTTGGACTTCACGGGTGCTCCTCCACAAACTCTCTTCTAACGCTTAGTGTCGTGTGCAATGAAGTCAGGTGCGTCCGCAGGGAGAAATTATTGCACGGACCAGGTCGAAGTGGACCGGGGAAGATctcggagcatatgcacggtggacaacgcgcaatcgggaattggtgaCATACAAGGGATGATGTGGCGTgtcatccaccgtgggatttggcgtGGTCCATTGGACCTGGTTCAATTAATTGTTATACGTCCAAGAGGAAGTTCTTTTGGAGCGGTTAAAGAGGTCAAGTCGGCGTACGGCCAAGTTCCGGTGCCGTAGGCTATCATTGGTTTCACCTGGTGCACCGCCCCCAAAAGTTTGACTGACCGTACCTTTAGCTCTAACCGCACGGTTTCATTCTCGTTTGGGGAACTTCCGGGCCTTAGTGCGCTACAGTGCCGGAAACGAAACAGCGTTTCTTGCACGTAACAGGCTCCGCTGTTGCTTGATTTCCAGCTCGTGCGCATGAAACTTATGAATTGCATGCACAAAAAACGAGTGAATAATTAGTATCAAACAGTCCAGCCCATCTGCTTGAGAAAATTATATCCATTATTGCCAAATTTCTATTCAACTATGCTGGTTTAGAGGATGCCGGTCAATCCAAGAAGAGACGTTGATATGTAAAGAAAGTTCATCGGATTGATTCCGACTATTCTTCGACACCAAAGTTAAGaagaattttagaataaaaatagtaaagaaaaaatatagaagaagattaaaatagtataaaatatctttttattttaattgGCTTACTTTTATCTACTTTCATCTATAATTTCTCGAGCCAGttgttttatcttgatcttttTATCTCGATCGTATCAAATTAAACTTTTCACCTCGACTTTCTCGAGTCAATCATTTCATTTCGACCTCCTCAAATATGTCATTTTATTTTGATCTTCGTAGGTGAGTCTTTTTATCTTGACTTTTTTAGATCAATCTTAAAAGTTTCGCCTTGGGTTCCGAACCATAACCTTCTAAGATTGGATTTTGGAGTTCATCTTTGGAAGTTTGGATCACAAGAGTTTGGCATTgggagtttgaatttcgaactttGGCCTTTGGGAGCTTGGCCTTGGACTCCTCACCTTAATCTTGGCTTTCACCTCGATCTTGGTATTCGCTATAGTTTTGGCTTTCATTTCGATTTCAACCTTCATCTCGACTTTGACTTTCATTTTGGTTTTGCTTTTACCTCAATCTTGACCTTCAGCTTGGTTTGATCTTCATTTCAATCTCGATCTTCATCTCGACCTTAGCTTTTATCTTAGCGGTCTTAGCCTTCACCTCAACTTCAGCACCTCATATATGGACTTgttgatctataaaaaaaaaaagttgagagTCTCTCACCATGAGAGCTACGAGAGAACTTCTTCTTCTAAGAGCATATCTATTTGAAGCTTTTTGCTATCGTAGAGGTGAAAAATAATGAATGAGATATAGTTCCCTTCTTATGAGCTATCATTTTCTTACTTATAAGCTATAactttctttctatttctggatttTCTAAATTATAGAGTTGTAACTGCTCAAAATTTAAGCATTTCCAAAATTATTTGCAACATGTCCATCTATGATAGGTAGGTTGATTTTATGCTATATCAATACTTTACACCACTTGGCGATGCATATGCCAATTCATCATGCACTCATCTTAAAATGGGTTCAAATTGTAAATTTCATGCAAAAGAAAGATACCTCTTCTTTCATAACATCAACTGCTTCGAGATCTATGCAAAAAGATGATGATAGAGATTGAAGTGCTTTGAAATATATGGAGAATATGATTCAGTAGTTGAGATTGAGAAAAAGGATCAATCATTATTCTGTGCAAAAAGTATAACCCAAACTTGTCTTTAATTGCCACCCCTATTACATTGTTTAGAATTAGTTCTGTGATGCACTGCTGACATGGTGCGTATAGCACAGGGTATAATTTCTCCAATCGCTTGGGTGGTGCTTGGATGGCGGGTTCAAGAAAAAGTTTTTCGTCTTTACTGTTGCGTTTCCAGGTCATTCATCTAGTTTGCACGCTGGTTTGCCATTTTAACTAGGGGTGGCAAACATTTGCCTAGACCTGCTAGTATGTATAAAATAATCAGGTGCGGTCGGGGGTTTTGTTAGTTGGTTGGTCTTTAGATTCATGTTTGGCACGCAAACATGCGTCGTTTCTGCATGTGTCGGATGAAAAAAATGGTATTGGAGACATGACCAGATTACAAAATAATCTATGTTCTGTCCTAAATTCCATCCATGTGATGTGAGAAGAAATGGTGATCATCAAATG
Proteins encoded in this region:
- the LOC105052883 gene encoding uncharacterized protein, coding for MGSCFSSITTTNWVQPPTASVVCLDGSLREYLTAVKVYEVLGSLHPSCFLCSSDELYIDADIPALGSNQSLELGQLYFMLPVAKLEHRLTGSEMAALAVKASLALAVAVETRRRTIQVMPVEAVSGVSEEEEEIFSLKKFDEFSYGISESKRKTGMSASLRVKLVGRRFNRLRLSTIGELGE